A genomic window from Brassica oleracea var. oleracea cultivar TO1000 chromosome C8, BOL, whole genome shotgun sequence includes:
- the LOC106309513 gene encoding ATP synthase gamma chain 2, chloroplastic, with amino-acid sequence MTGSISTSWLLPSPTNSKSFSTSKSISFPLTTNPRRSPDRFPSRSPSPSLQIRAGIRELRERIDTVKNTQKITEAMKLVAAARVRRAQEAVINCRPFTETLVGILHSINQCAQLEDIDFPLSNVRPVKRVALVVVTGDKGLCGGFNNAVIKKANVRVDELKQRGIECVVVSVGKKGNAYFSRRDDVEVDKCIEGGGVYPTAKEAQVIADDVFSLFVSEEVDKVELVYTKFVSLVKSDPVIHTLLPLTMKGESCDVEGVCVDAMEDEMFRLTSKDGKLSVERRKVEVERPEISPLMQFEQDPVQILDAMMPLYLNSQILRALQESLASELASRMSAMSNATDNAVELKKSLTVAYNRERQAKITGELLEIVAGAEALRGT; translated from the coding sequence ATGACAGGTTCGATCTCGACCTCATGGCTCTTGCCGTCTCCTACGAACTCAAAATCCTTTTCCACCTCAAAGTCCATCTCTTTCCCACTCACTACAAACCCACGACGAAGCCCAGATCGATTCCCCTCGAGATCTCCGTCACCCTCACTCCAAATCCGAGCCGGAATCCGCGAGCTACGAGAACGAATCGACACCGTGAAGAACACTCAAAAGATCACAGAAGCGATGAAGCTAGTCGCGGCGGCTAGGGTTCGCCGAGCTCAAGAAGCCGTGATCAACTGCAGACCTTTCACCGAAACCCTAGTCGGGATCCTCCACTCGATCAACCAATGCGCTCAATTGGAAGACATCGACTTCCCTCTCAGCAACGTTAGGCCCGTAAAGAGAGTTGCTTTAGTCGTCGTCACCGGCGATAAAGGCTTGTGCGGTGGTTTCAACAACGCAGTGATCAAGAAAGCTAATGTTAGAGTTGATGAGTTGAAGCAGAGAGGGATAGAGTGCGTTGTGGTAAGCGTAGGGAAGAAAGGGAACGCTTACTTTAGCAGGAGAGATGACGTGGAAGTCGATAAATGTATCGAAGGAGGAGGCGTTTACCCCACGGCTAAAGAAGCTCAGGTGATCGCTGATGACGTGTTCTCGTTGTTTGTGAGCGAGGAGGTGGATAAGGTCGAGCTTGTCTACACAAAGTTCGTGTCTTTAGTGAAATCCGATCCTGTGATCCACACTTTATTACCGTTGACAATGAAAGGAGAGTCTTGTGATGTGGAAGGAGTGTGTGTTGACGCTATGGAGGATGAGATGTTTAGGCTGACGAGCAAAGACGGGAAGCTTTCTGTGGAAAGGAGGAAAGTTGAGGTTGAGAGGCCTGAGATTTCGCCGTTGATGCAGTTTGAGCAGGATCCTGTTCAGATTCTTGATGCGATGATGCCTTTGTATTTGAACAGTCAGATTCTGAGGGCGTTGCAGGAGTCTTTAGCGAGTGAGCTGGCGTCGAGGATGAGCGCTATGAGTAACGCGACGGATAATGCGGTTGAGTTGAAGAAGAGTCTTACGGTTGCTTATAATAGGGAGAGACAGGCTAAGATCACTGGGGAGTTGCTAGAGATTGTTGCTGGAGCTGAAGCTCTTAGAGGGACTTAG
- the LOC106309510 gene encoding mediator of RNA polymerase II transcription subunit 15a-like — MDNNNWRPSLPSGDPAMETGDWRAQLPPDSRQKIVNKIMETLKKHLPYSGPEGINELRRIAARFEEKIFSGAVNQTDYLRKISMKMLTMETKSQNAAGSSSTIPTANNGTSMDSMPTNQGNLLPGTLPNNQSQAPQPLLPQTMQNNTASVMMGSSALPSSMPPVSSMTHNNVASVVNQNSNMQNVAGMLQDSSGQHGLSSNMFPGSQRQMLGRPHAMSSQQQPQSQSAQYLYQQQLQQQLLKQNFGSGNVPNPSSLLPSHIQQQQQQQNVMQPNQMHSSQQSGIPTSATQASSVSSAPLQGLHTNQQSSPQLPGQQTTTQAMLRQHQSSLLRQHPQSQQASGIHQQQTSLPQQSISPLQQQQSQMIRQQAANSSGIQQKQMMGQHLVGDMQQQQHQQRLLNQQNNMMNMQQQQQPLQQKQQPPAQQLMSQQNSLQATHQQPLATQSNVSGLQQSNVTGLQQPQQQLLNSQVGNSNLQTNQQSVHMLSQPTGMQRTHQAGHGLFPSQGQQSQNQPSQQQMMPLQSHHQLGLQQQPNLLQQDVQQRLQSSGQVTGSLLPPQNVVDHQRQLYQSQRALPEMPSSSLDSTAQTENANGVDWQEEAFQKIKTMKEAYLPDLNEIYQRVTAKLQQDSLPQQQRSEQFEKLKQFKTMLERMIQFLSVSKTNIVPALKDKVTFYEKQIITFLNMHRPRKPVQQGQLPQSQMQPMQQQQSQNVQDQSHDSQANPQMQSMSMPGSSGQRAQQSSLTNMQNSLLSSRPGVSAPQQNIPSSMPASSLESGQGNALNNAQQIAMGSMQQNTSQQQQVNNSSASAQSGLSTLQSNVNQTQLSSSLLQQQHMKQQQDQQMTQQFKQQFQQRQMQQQLKQQIIQQQQQQQQLQARQQVAQNDMNDSTARQGMNAGRGMFQQHSLQGQRANYPLQQLKPGSQLPVTSPQLMQGQSPQMIQQHMSPQIDQKIAMSSVNKTGTPLQPANSPFIVPSPSTPLAPSPMQVDSEKPSGASSLSMGNTARQQATGMQGVVQSLAIGTPGISASPLLQEFITPDGNNLNPLIITSGKPSGTELPMERLIRVVKSISPQALSSAVSDIGSVVSMVDRIAGSAPGNGSRASVGEDLVAMTKCRLQARNFMTQEGMMATKKMKRHTTAMPLSVSSLEGSVGDNYKQFACSGTSDLESTATSDGKKARTETDHALLEEIKEINQRLIDTVVEISDDEDAADPSEGATARKGCEGTTVKFSFIAVSLSPALKAHLSSTQMSPIQPLRLLVPCSYPNGSPSLLDKLPVETSKENEDLSSKAMARFNILLRSLSQPMSLKDIAKTWDACARTVICEYAQQFGGGTFSSKYGTWEKYLAAS, encoded by the exons ATGGATAATAACAATTGGAGGCCTTCCCTTCCAAGTGGAGATCCTGCCATGGAAACAGGTGACTGGAGAGCTCAATTGCCACCTGATTCACGCCAGAAGATTGTCAACAAGAT AATGGAAACACTAAAGAAGCACCTTCCATATTCTGGACCAGAAGGGATTAACGAGCTCAGGAGGATTGCTGCCAGATTCGAGGAGAAAATTTTCAGCGGTGCTGTTAACCAG ACTGATTACCTTCGGAAAATATCCATGAAGATGCTGACTATGGAGACTAAATCGCAAAATGCAGCTGGCTCTTCCTCAACTATTCCTACCGCTAATAATGGCACATCCATGGATTCAA TGCCCACCAATCAAGGGAACCTTCTTCCGGGAACGTTACCAAACAATCAATCTCAAGCACCTCAGCCGTTGCTGCCCCAAACCATGCAGAACAATACAGCCTCTGTAATGATGGGTTCTTCTGCTTTGCCATCCTCCATGCCGCCGGTTTCTTCCATGACCCATAATAACGTCGCAAGCGTTGTGAACCAGAATTCCAATATGCAAAATGTAGCCGGAATGTTGCAAGATTCATCTGGGCAACATGGCCTTTCATCGAATATGTTTCCTGGATCCCAAAGGCAGATGCTGGGCAGACCGCATGCTATGTCTTCACAGCAACAGCCACAGTCACAGAGTGCACAATATCTTTATCAGCAACAGCTACAGCAGCAACTTCTCAAGCAGAATTTTGGGTCAGGGAATGTTCCTAACCCCAGTTCGCTTTTGCCATCACACATACAACAACAGCAGCAACAACAAAATGTGATGCAGCCCAATCAAATGCATTCGTCTCAACAGTCTGGTATTCCAACATCTGCGACCCAGGCCTCCTCTGTGAGCTCAGCTCCTCTACAGGGTCTCCACACAAATCAGCAATCAAGTCCCCAATTACCTGGGCAGCAGACTACGACACAGGCTATGCTTCGTCAGCATCAATCTTCGCTGCTAAGGCAACATCCGCAATCACAACAAGCCTCTGGAATCCATCAGCAGCAAACTTCATTGCCGCAGCAGTCAATTTCTCCTCTACAACAGCAGCAATCCCAAATGATACGGCAACAAGCTGCAAACAGCTCAGGCATCCAACAGAAGCAGATGATGGGACAGCATCTTGTTGGGGATATGCAGCAGCAGCAACATCAGCAAAGGCTACTGAACCAACAAAATAATATGATGAACATGCAACAGCAGCAGCAACCGCTGCAGCAGAAGCAACAGCCACCGGCCCAGCAATTGATGTCTCAACAAAACAGCCTTCAGGCTACGCATCAGCAACCACTGGCCACTCAAAGCAATGTTAGCGGATTGCAGCAAAGCAATGTTACCGGATTGCAGCAACCACAACAACAGTTGCTCAATTCCCAGGTTGGCAATTCGAACTTGCAGACTAACCAGCAGTCGGTGCACATGTTATCACAGCCAACGGGGATGCAACGAACACATCAGGCTGGCCATGGCTTGTTTCCTTCTCAGGGCCAACAGTCACAGAATCAACCATCCCAACAGCAGATGATGCCTCTTCAGTCGCATCATCAGTTAGGTTTGCAACAGCAACCTAATCTACTACAACAGGATGTGCAACAAAGGCTACAATCTTCAGGCCAAGTCACAGGTTCCCTGCTTCCACCTCAAAATGTCGTGGACCACCAGAGACAACTATATCAATCCCAAAGAGCCCTTCCAGAGATGCCATCAT CATCGCTTGACTCGACGGCACAGACGGAAAATGCAAACGGAGTTGATTGGCAAGAGGAGGCTTTCCAGAAG ATCAAAACAATGAAAGAGGCGTACTTGCCAGATCTTAATGAAATCTATCAGAGAGTTACAGCCAAGTTGCAGCAA GATTCTCTTCCACAGCAACAAAGATCAGAGCAGTTTGAGAAATTGAAACAATTCAAGACAATGTTGGAGCGAATGATACAATTCCTATCCGTTTCAAAGACCAATATCGTGCCTGCATTAAAGGATAAGGTGACTTTTTATGAGAAGCAGATTATAACTTTCTTAAATATGCACAGACCGAGGAAACCAGTACAGCAAGGGCAGCTTCCGCAATCTCAGATGCAGCCCATGCAGCAACAGCAATCTCAGAACGTTCAAGATCAGTCTCATGATAGTCAAGCAAATCCGCAGATGCAATCAATGAGCATGCCGGGTTCTTCTGGGCAAAGGGCACAACAGAGTAGTCTGACAAATATGCAGAACAGTCTTCTATCATCTCGTCCTGGAGTTTCAGCTCCACAGCAGAACATTCCCAGTTCCATGCCAGCTTCTAGTCTAGAGTCAGGCCAAGGAAATGCACTGAATAATGCCCAGCAGATTGCCATGGGATCCATGCAACAAAATACTTCTCAACAACAACAAGTAAATAACAGTTCTGCATCTGCTCAAAGTGGGTTAAGCACACTGCAGTCTAATGTTAATCAAACCCAGTTAAGTTCCAGTTTGCTTCAGCAACAACACATGAAGCAACAGCAAGATCAACAAATGACGCAGCAGTTCAAACAGCAGTTTCAACAGCGCCAGATGCAGCAGCAGCTAAAGCAGCAGATAATTCAGCAGCAGCAGCAACAGCAACAGCTACAAGCAAGACAGCAAGTAGCGCAAAATGATATGAATGATTCGACAGCGAGGCAGGGAATGAATGCCGGCCGTGGGATGTTTCAGCAACATTCTCTGCAGGGTCAGCGTGCTAACTATCCCCTTCAACAGTTAAAACCTGGATCCCAGCTTCCTGTTACGTCACCTCAACTTATGCAAGGTCAATCTCCTCAGATGATACAACAACATATGTCTCCTCAGATCGACCAGAAAATTGCGATGTCATCTGTCAACAAGACGGGAACTCCACTGCAACCTGCAAACTCCCCCTTTATTGTCCCATCTCCTTCAACCCCCTTGGCACCGTCCCCTATGCAAGTTGACTCTGAGAAACCTTCTGGAGCTTCTTCGTTGTCAATGGGAAATACTGCACGCCAACAAGCAACTGGCATGCAAGGTGTAGTTCAGTCCCTTGCGATTGGCACTCCAGGGATCTCTGCCTCTCCTCTCCTTCAGGAGTTTATTACTCCTGATGGAAATAATTTAAATCCTTTGATAATTACATCTGGAAAACCAAGTGGGACTGAGCTGCCTATGGAACGCCTTATCAGAGTG GTGAAGTCCATCTCACCACAGGCACTTTCTTCTGCAGTAAGTGACATCGGATCTGTTGTAAGCATGGTTGATAGGATAGCTGGTTCAGCCCCAGGAAACGGTTCAAGAGCTTCAGTTGGCGAGGACTTGGTTGCAATGACCAAGTGTCGTCTCCAAGCAAGAAACTTTATGACGCAAGAGGGAATGATGGCGACCAAAAAAATGAAGCGTCACACAACCGCGATGCCATTAAGCGTTTCTTCATTAGAAGGAAGCGTTGGTGACAACTACAAGCAGTTTGCATGTTCGGGAACATCTGATCTGGAATCTACTGCGACTTCTGATGGCAAGAAGGCAAGAACTGAG ACCGATCATGCCCTTTTGGAGGAAATCAAGGAGATAAACCAGCGGCTGATAGATACAGTTGTTGAGATTAGTGATGATGAAGATGCTGCTGATCCTAGTGAGGGAGCAACAGCAAGGAAAGGGTGTGAGGGAACAACAGTAAAATTTTCGTTTATAGCTGTTTCTCTCAGCCCAGCCTTGAAGGCTCATCTCTCATCAACCCAAATG TCTCCTATTCAACCATTGCGTCTGCTGGTACCTTGTAGCTACCCCAACGGCTCTCCATCTCTCCTGGATAAACTCCCGGTCGAAACCAG CAAAGAGAACGAGGACCTTTCGTCCAAAGCTATGGCAAGATTCAACATTTTGCTAAGAAGTCTGTCACAGCCTATGTCGCTCAAAGACATAGCCAAGACATGGGACGCTTGCGCTCGGACGGTGATCTGCGAGTACGCACAGCAGTTTGGTGGTGGAACTTTCAGCTCAAAATACGGTACATGGGAGAAATATCTAGCCGCTTCCTGA